A single region of the Streptomyces sp. ITFR-16 genome encodes:
- a CDS encoding NUDIX domain-containing protein: MRNAYCGSCGAPYTALPAPDTWPRTCAACGDTAYRNPLPVAVALLPVTGPDGGGLVVITRTIEPALGGTALPGGFIDHAEDWKHAVVRELREETGIEARQDDVRLADALSDPAGHLLLFGLLPERPADTLPPSVPTDETSGYAILRAPAPLAFPLHTEAVHSWFAGRYR, encoded by the coding sequence GTGAGAAACGCGTACTGCGGCAGCTGCGGCGCCCCCTACACCGCGCTCCCGGCCCCGGACACCTGGCCCCGCACCTGCGCCGCCTGCGGTGACACCGCCTACCGCAACCCGCTGCCGGTCGCCGTCGCCCTGCTGCCCGTCACCGGCCCGGACGGTGGCGGCCTCGTCGTCATCACCCGCACCATCGAACCCGCCCTCGGCGGCACCGCCCTCCCCGGCGGCTTCATCGACCACGCCGAGGACTGGAAGCACGCGGTCGTACGCGAACTGCGCGAGGAGACCGGCATCGAGGCCCGGCAGGACGACGTCCGGCTCGCCGACGCCCTCAGCGACCCGGCCGGACATCTGCTCCTGTTCGGGCTGCTCCCCGAGCGCCCCGCGGACACCCTCCCGCCGTCCGTACCGACCGACGAGACCTCCGGGTACGCGATCCTGCGCGCCCCCGCCCCGCTCGCCTTCCCCCTCCACACCGAGGCCGTCCACTCCTGGTTCGCCGGCCGCTACCGCTGA
- a CDS encoding glycoside hydrolase family 31 protein, which translates to MDGRDLVRSVKLVGSRQGLRTVRSAWRRSRADARALPARGAERARVPGVVTGAEPGPGGGVVRFARSELRIRVAAGGAVFWGWDGADPLPSYALADGGPDPDPRAVLEPDKDGGWQVVSERLTVVVSRHGAVELRTPGGVVLRRELPPRWWEPVGGGPARWVQRSEVPADARFFGLGARAAGPRLRDGVYGLWNTDPGGRFGPGDDPLYLTMPVQLVVSDAGTHLAFHDNSWAGSVTLREGEEGAGSGHDRPGMSEVRTDGGPLRCWVVAGTPARVLQGWSALTGAAAVPPSWALGPQHARWGFGSEREVRRVVAGYRERDLPLSVLHLDIDHYDAHRVFTVDQERFPDLPGLAKELREDGVRLVSIVDPAVPSEPGNAVFDSGAAVGASGAFVRDARGRTVRGEVWPGACVYPDFTDPRVRAWWGGLYAERLAQGFSGVWHDMNEPVSFAAFGDPSLPRSARHSLEGRGGDHREAHNVYGLAMARAGYEGLTRLRPDERPFLFSRSGWAGMQRYGGTWSGDVATGWPGLRASLALVLGLGLCGVPYSGPDVGGFDGSPSPELYLRWFQLGAYLPLFRTHAAIDAGRREPWEFGPLVLDAAREALRERERLRPYWVTLAHLARLSGAPYVRPLWWSAPGDRALRECEDAFLLGDALLVAPVLEPGVAERVVRLPPGRWYDTASGAVYEGPGQVVVEAPLSRVPVLARAGSVLPVRGADGAVELEVWAPAEGRGGGGSVVRDAGDGWEPVVVERYTTRLAGGRVVVERDGEERLVDLPVRVRGV; encoded by the coding sequence ATGGACGGTCGTGACCTGGTGCGCTCGGTGAAACTCGTCGGTTCGAGGCAGGGGCTGCGCACGGTGCGTTCGGCGTGGCGCCGCTCGCGTGCGGACGCCCGGGCGCTGCCCGCGCGCGGTGCCGAGCGGGCGCGGGTGCCGGGTGTCGTGACGGGGGCCGAGCCGGGGCCGGGGGGCGGGGTGGTGAGGTTCGCCCGTTCGGAGCTGCGCATCCGTGTGGCGGCGGGCGGGGCCGTGTTCTGGGGGTGGGACGGGGCCGATCCGCTGCCCTCGTACGCGCTCGCGGACGGCGGGCCGGACCCGGATCCGCGGGCCGTGCTGGAGCCGGACAAGGACGGCGGCTGGCAGGTGGTGTCGGAGCGGCTGACGGTCGTGGTGTCCCGGCACGGGGCGGTGGAGCTGCGGACGCCGGGCGGGGTGGTGCTCCGCCGGGAGCTGCCGCCTCGGTGGTGGGAACCGGTGGGCGGCGGGCCGGCCCGCTGGGTGCAGCGGTCCGAGGTGCCGGCGGACGCGCGCTTCTTCGGACTGGGCGCACGGGCGGCGGGGCCCCGGCTCAGGGACGGGGTGTACGGGTTGTGGAACACCGATCCGGGCGGGCGGTTCGGGCCGGGCGACGATCCGCTGTACCTCACGATGCCGGTGCAGCTGGTGGTCTCGGACGCGGGGACGCATCTGGCGTTCCACGACAACTCCTGGGCGGGCAGCGTGACGCTGCGCGAGGGCGAGGAGGGGGCGGGCTCCGGACATGACCGGCCGGGGATGTCCGAGGTGCGCACGGACGGCGGGCCGCTGCGCTGCTGGGTGGTGGCGGGTACGCCGGCGCGGGTGCTCCAGGGCTGGTCGGCGCTGACGGGCGCGGCCGCGGTGCCGCCGTCCTGGGCGCTGGGCCCGCAGCACGCGCGCTGGGGTTTCGGGAGCGAGCGCGAGGTGCGGCGGGTCGTGGCCGGGTACCGGGAGCGGGATCTGCCGCTGTCGGTGCTGCATCTGGACATCGACCACTACGACGCGCACCGGGTGTTCACGGTGGACCAGGAGCGGTTCCCCGATCTGCCGGGGCTGGCGAAGGAGTTGCGCGAGGACGGGGTGCGGCTGGTGTCGATCGTGGACCCGGCGGTGCCTTCGGAGCCGGGGAACGCGGTGTTCGACTCCGGTGCGGCGGTGGGCGCTTCGGGCGCGTTCGTGCGGGACGCCCGGGGGCGGACCGTGCGCGGGGAGGTGTGGCCGGGTGCCTGTGTCTATCCGGACTTCACCGATCCCCGGGTGCGGGCGTGGTGGGGCGGGCTGTACGCGGAGCGGCTGGCGCAGGGGTTCTCCGGTGTGTGGCACGACATGAACGAGCCGGTGTCCTTCGCCGCGTTCGGCGACCCGTCGCTCCCCCGGTCGGCGCGGCACTCGCTGGAGGGGCGCGGCGGTGATCACCGCGAGGCCCACAATGTGTACGGCCTGGCCATGGCGCGTGCCGGGTACGAGGGGCTGACCCGGCTGCGGCCGGACGAGCGGCCGTTCCTGTTCTCGCGCTCCGGCTGGGCGGGGATGCAGCGGTACGGGGGCACCTGGTCAGGCGATGTGGCGACCGGCTGGCCCGGCCTCCGGGCCTCGCTGGCGCTGGTGCTGGGTCTGGGGCTGTGCGGGGTGCCGTATTCGGGGCCGGATGTGGGCGGCTTCGACGGCTCGCCGTCGCCGGAGCTGTATCTGCGGTGGTTCCAGCTCGGGGCGTATCTCCCGCTGTTCCGTACGCATGCCGCGATCGACGCGGGCCGCCGGGAGCCGTGGGAGTTCGGGCCGCTGGTGCTGGACGCGGCGCGGGAGGCGCTGCGGGAGCGGGAGCGGCTGCGCCCGTACTGGGTGACGCTGGCACACCTCGCCCGGCTGTCGGGTGCGCCGTATGTGCGCCCCCTGTGGTGGTCGGCTCCCGGCGACCGGGCGCTGCGGGAGTGCGAGGACGCGTTTCTGCTGGGGGACGCGCTGCTGGTGGCGCCGGTGCTGGAGCCGGGCGTGGCCGAGCGGGTGGTGCGGCTGCCTCCGGGGCGCTGGTACGACACGGCGAGCGGTGCGGTGTACGAGGGGCCGGGTCAGGTGGTCGTGGAGGCACCGTTGTCGCGGGTGCCGGTGCTGGCGCGGGCCGGATCGGTCCTGCCGGTGCGGGGTGCGGACGGCGCTGTGGAACTGGAGGTGTGGGCTCCGGCCGAGGGGCGCGGGGGTGGCGGCTCGGTGGTGCGGGACGCGGGTGACGGCTGGGAGCCGGTGGTGGTCGAGCGGTACACGACGCGGCTGGCCGGCGGCCGGGTCGTGGTGGAGCGGGACGGCGAGGAGCGGCTGGTGGATCTGCCCGTCCGGGTGCGCGGGGTGTGA
- a CDS encoding acetoacetate--CoA ligase gives MTSAADEAPLWQPGPDRIATAAVTRFQSWAAEHHGAPAEGGYASLHRWSVERLDTFWQAVAEWFDVRFSTPYETVIGDRSMPGAQWFPGATLNYAEHALRTAEDPLRADAPALLHVDETHTQAATSWSELRRQVGSLAAELRALGVTPGDRVSGYLPNIPQAITAFLATAAVGGVWTSCAPDFGARSVLDRFQQVEPVVLFTVDGYRYGGKEHDRTETVAELRRELPTLRAVVHIPLLGTDAPEGALDWSALTAADTEPVFEQVPFDHPLWVLYSSGTTGLPKAIVQSQGGILLEHFKQIGLHCDLGPEDRFFWYTSTGWMMWNFLVSGLLTGTTLVLYDGSPGYPDVSAQWRVAEQTGATLFGTSAAYVMACRKAGIHPGRDFDLSRVQCVATTGSPFPPDGFRWLHDEVADDLWIASVSGGTDVCSCFAGAVPTLPVHIGELQAACLGTDLQSWDPAGEPLTGEVGELVVTAPMPSMPIRFWNDPDGSRYRDSYFDMYPGVWRHGDWITITDRGSVIIHGRSDSTLNRQGVRMGSADIYEAVERLPEIRESLVIGLEEPDGGYWMPLFVHLAEGATLDDALRDSIKRTIRENLSPRHVPDEVIEVPGIPHTLTGKRIEVPVKRLLQGTALAKAVNPGSIDNLELLHFYEELARRRR, from the coding sequence ATGACCTCAGCAGCCGACGAAGCCCCCCTGTGGCAGCCCGGCCCGGACCGCATCGCGACCGCGGCCGTCACCCGCTTCCAGAGCTGGGCGGCCGAGCACCACGGAGCACCGGCCGAGGGGGGCTACGCGAGCCTGCACCGCTGGTCCGTCGAGCGGCTCGACACCTTCTGGCAGGCCGTCGCCGAATGGTTCGACGTCCGCTTCTCCACCCCGTACGAGACCGTCATCGGCGACCGCTCCATGCCCGGCGCCCAGTGGTTCCCCGGCGCCACCCTCAACTACGCCGAACACGCGCTGCGCACCGCCGAGGACCCCCTGCGGGCCGACGCCCCCGCCCTGCTCCACGTCGACGAGACCCACACCCAGGCCGCCACCTCCTGGTCCGAGCTCCGCCGCCAGGTCGGCTCCCTCGCCGCCGAACTCCGCGCGCTCGGCGTCACCCCCGGCGACCGGGTCAGCGGCTACCTCCCGAACATCCCGCAGGCCATCACAGCCTTCCTCGCCACCGCGGCCGTCGGCGGCGTCTGGACCTCCTGCGCCCCCGACTTCGGCGCCCGCAGCGTCCTCGACCGCTTCCAGCAGGTCGAACCCGTCGTCCTGTTCACCGTCGACGGCTACCGCTACGGCGGCAAGGAACACGACCGTACGGAGACCGTCGCCGAGCTGCGCCGCGAACTGCCCACCCTGCGCGCGGTCGTCCACATCCCGCTGCTGGGCACGGACGCCCCCGAAGGGGCCCTCGACTGGTCGGCCCTCACCGCCGCCGACACCGAGCCGGTCTTCGAGCAGGTCCCCTTCGACCACCCGCTGTGGGTCCTCTACTCCTCCGGCACGACCGGCCTGCCCAAGGCCATCGTCCAGTCCCAGGGCGGCATCCTGCTCGAACACTTCAAGCAGATCGGCCTCCACTGCGACCTCGGCCCCGAGGACCGCTTCTTCTGGTACACCTCCACCGGCTGGATGATGTGGAACTTCCTCGTCTCCGGCCTCCTCACCGGCACCACACTCGTCCTGTACGACGGCAGCCCCGGCTACCCCGACGTCAGCGCCCAGTGGCGCGTCGCCGAACAGACCGGAGCCACCCTGTTCGGCACCTCCGCCGCCTATGTCATGGCCTGCCGCAAGGCAGGCATCCACCCGGGACGCGACTTCGACCTCTCCCGCGTCCAGTGCGTGGCCACCACCGGCTCCCCGTTCCCGCCCGACGGCTTCCGCTGGCTCCACGACGAGGTCGCCGACGACCTGTGGATCGCCTCCGTCAGCGGCGGCACCGACGTCTGCAGCTGCTTCGCCGGCGCCGTCCCCACCCTCCCGGTCCACATCGGCGAGCTCCAGGCAGCCTGCCTCGGCACCGACCTCCAGTCCTGGGACCCGGCGGGCGAGCCCCTGACCGGCGAAGTCGGCGAGCTCGTGGTCACCGCGCCGATGCCGTCCATGCCGATCCGCTTCTGGAACGACCCCGACGGCAGCCGCTACCGCGACAGCTACTTCGACATGTACCCGGGCGTCTGGCGCCACGGCGACTGGATCACGATCACCGACCGAGGCTCCGTGATCATCCACGGCCGCTCCGACTCCACCCTCAACCGGCAGGGCGTCCGGATGGGCTCCGCCGACATCTACGAGGCCGTCGAGCGGCTCCCCGAGATCCGCGAGTCCCTCGTCATCGGCCTGGAGGAGCCCGACGGCGGCTACTGGATGCCGCTGTTCGTCCACCTCGCCGAGGGCGCCACGCTCGACGACGCGCTCCGCGACAGCATCAAGCGCACCATCCGCGAGAACCTCTCACCCCGTCATGTCCCCGACGAGGTCATCGAGGTCCCCGGCATCCCGCACACCCTCACCGGCAAGCGCATCGAGGTCCCGGTCAAACGACTGCTCCAGGGAACAGCCCTGGCCAAGGCCGTGAACCCCGGCTCCATCGACAACCTCGAACTCCTCCACTTCTACGAGGAACTGGCCCGCCGACGCCGCTGA
- the ptsP gene encoding phosphoenolpyruvate--protein phosphotransferase, translated as METTLRGVGVSHGVAIGEVRHMGTAVLEPPAKQIPADEAEREQGRARQAVEAVAADLIARGNLAGGEAQHVLEAQAMMAQDPELMADVERRIAVGSTAERGVYDAFASYRALLAGAGEYLAGRVADLDDVRNRIVARLLGVPMPGVPDSDEPYVLIARDLAPADTALLDPALVLGFVTEEGGPTSHSAILARALGVPAVVALPGAGELAEGTLIAVDGSTGEIFVNPSDEKRAEMESAAAARKAALSASTGPGATSDGHKVPLLANIGGPGDVPAAVEAGAEGVGLFRTEFLFLDDSKQAPSEEKQIAAYRAVLEAFPEGRVVVRVLDAGADKPLDFLTPADEPNPALGVRGLRSLLDHPDVLSTQLTALSKAAEGLPVYLEVMAPMVADRSDAKAFADACRAAGLQAKFGAMVEIPSAALRARSVLQEVEFLSLGTNDLAQYTFAADRQVGAVSRLQDPWQPALLDLVALSADAAKAEGKSCGVCGEAASDPLLACVLTGLGVTSLSMGAASIPYVRATLAKYTLAQCERAASAARAADSAEEARVAAQAVLSGE; from the coding sequence ATGGAGACAACGCTGCGAGGCGTAGGCGTGAGCCACGGTGTGGCGATCGGCGAGGTACGGCACATGGGCACGGCAGTGCTCGAACCGCCGGCCAAGCAGATCCCCGCCGATGAGGCGGAGCGCGAGCAGGGACGGGCCCGGCAGGCCGTGGAGGCGGTGGCCGCCGACCTCATCGCGCGTGGCAACCTGGCCGGGGGCGAGGCCCAGCACGTGCTGGAGGCCCAGGCCATGATGGCCCAGGACCCCGAGCTCATGGCTGATGTCGAGCGGCGCATCGCTGTCGGCAGCACCGCCGAGCGCGGTGTGTACGACGCCTTCGCGTCGTACCGGGCGCTGCTGGCCGGTGCCGGGGAGTACCTCGCGGGCCGCGTCGCCGACCTCGACGACGTCCGCAACCGGATCGTGGCGCGGCTCCTCGGTGTGCCGATGCCGGGCGTGCCGGACAGCGACGAGCCGTACGTGCTGATCGCCCGGGACCTGGCTCCCGCCGACACGGCGCTGCTCGACCCGGCTCTGGTCCTCGGCTTCGTCACCGAGGAGGGCGGGCCGACCAGTCACAGCGCAATCCTGGCGCGGGCGCTCGGTGTCCCCGCCGTGGTGGCGCTTCCCGGTGCCGGTGAGCTGGCCGAGGGCACACTGATCGCGGTGGACGGCAGCACCGGCGAGATCTTCGTGAACCCGAGCGACGAGAAGCGGGCGGAGATGGAGAGTGCCGCCGCCGCGCGCAAGGCCGCGCTGTCCGCCTCGACCGGCCCCGGTGCGACGTCCGACGGCCACAAGGTGCCGTTGCTCGCCAACATCGGTGGCCCCGGTGACGTGCCGGCCGCCGTCGAGGCGGGCGCGGAGGGCGTCGGGCTGTTCCGTACCGAGTTCCTCTTCCTGGACGACAGCAAGCAGGCGCCGTCCGAGGAGAAGCAGATCGCCGCGTACCGCGCGGTGCTGGAGGCCTTCCCCGAGGGCCGTGTCGTGGTGCGGGTGCTGGACGCCGGTGCGGACAAGCCGCTCGACTTCCTGACGCCGGCGGACGAGCCCAACCCGGCACTCGGTGTGCGCGGGCTGCGCAGCCTCCTGGACCACCCGGACGTGCTGAGCACCCAGCTGACCGCGCTGTCGAAGGCGGCCGAGGGCCTCCCCGTCTATCTCGAGGTCATGGCGCCCATGGTGGCCGACCGCTCGGACGCCAAGGCATTCGCCGACGCGTGCCGGGCTGCCGGGCTGCAGGCGAAGTTCGGTGCGATGGTCGAGATCCCGTCCGCCGCGCTGCGGGCGCGTTCGGTGCTGCAGGAGGTGGAGTTCCTGTCGCTGGGCACCAACGACCTGGCGCAGTACACCTTCGCCGCCGACCGTCAGGTGGGTGCGGTCTCCCGGCTCCAGGACCCGTGGCAGCCGGCGCTGCTGGATCTGGTCGCGCTGTCGGCCGATGCCGCCAAGGCCGAGGGCAAGAGCTGTGGTGTCTGTGGTGAGGCCGCCTCCGATCCGCTGCTCGCCTGTGTCCTGACCGGTCTCGGTGTCACGTCGCTGTCGATGGGCGCCGCGTCCATCCCCTATGTGCGCGCCACGCTGGCGAAGTACACGCTCGCCCAGTGCGAGCGGGCCGCGTCGGCCGCGCGTGCGGCCGACTCCGCCGAGGAGGCGCGCGTCGCCGCGCAGGCGGTGCTGTCGGGCGAGTAG
- a CDS encoding PTS glucose transporter subunit IIA — protein MTTVTSPLAGRAIGLAAVPDPVFSGAMVGPGTAIDPVREPSEAVSPVDGIIVSLHPHAFVVVDSEGHGVLTHLGIDTVQMNGEGFELLVNKGDTVTRGQAVVRWNPAAVEAAGKSPVCPVVALEATADSLSDVIEEGDVKAGEALFGWQ, from the coding sequence ATGACCACTGTGACGTCCCCGCTCGCCGGACGCGCCATCGGGCTCGCTGCGGTACCCGACCCGGTGTTCTCCGGCGCGATGGTGGGCCCCGGCACCGCCATCGACCCCGTGCGCGAGCCGTCCGAGGCCGTGTCGCCGGTCGACGGAATCATCGTCTCCCTGCACCCGCACGCCTTCGTGGTCGTGGACAGCGAGGGCCACGGGGTTCTGACCCACCTCGGCATCGACACCGTCCAGATGAACGGCGAGGGCTTCGAGCTGCTCGTGAACAAGGGTGACACCGTCACCCGCGGGCAGGCCGTCGTGCGCTGGAACCCGGCCGCCGTCGAGGCCGCCGGCAAGTCGCCGGTGTGCCCCGTCGTGGCACTGGAGGCAACGGCCGACTCCCTCTCCGATGTCATCGAAGAAGGCGACGTCAAGGCCGGCGAAGCACTGTTCGGCTGGCAGTAA
- a CDS encoding CDP-alcohol phosphatidyltransferase family protein, with product MEVQETRVQTDRVLTIPNILSMARLVGVPVFLWLILRPEFGGPQSDGWALLVLMFSGVSDYLDGKLARRWNQISSLGRLLDPAADRLYILSTLVGLTWREILPLWLTAALLARELMLLVMVGILRRHGYPPPQVNFLGKAATFNLMYAFPLLLLSDGSGWLASLATVFGWAFAGWGTTLYWWAGILYVVQVRRLVKADAVAD from the coding sequence GTGGAGGTCCAGGAGACTCGCGTTCAGACGGACCGGGTACTCACCATCCCCAACATCCTCAGCATGGCTCGCCTCGTCGGCGTACCTGTCTTCCTGTGGCTGATTCTCCGCCCCGAGTTCGGCGGGCCCCAGAGCGACGGCTGGGCGTTGCTGGTCCTGATGTTCAGCGGTGTCAGTGACTACCTCGACGGCAAGCTCGCCCGTCGGTGGAACCAGATCAGCAGCCTGGGACGGCTGCTCGACCCGGCAGCGGACCGTCTCTATATTCTTTCCACCCTCGTCGGGCTGACCTGGCGGGAGATCCTCCCGCTCTGGCTCACTGCGGCTCTGCTGGCCCGTGAGCTCATGCTTCTCGTGATGGTCGGAATCCTGCGCCGTCACGGGTATCCGCCGCCCCAGGTGAACTTCCTGGGCAAGGCGGCCACGTTCAACCTGATGTACGCATTTCCCTTGTTGCTGCTCAGCGACGGAAGTGGTTGGCTGGCTTCGCTGGCCACTGTTTTCGGATGGGCGTTCGCAGGATGGGGTACAACGCTCTACTGGTGGGCAGGGATCCTCTACGTGGTTCAGGTCCGCCGCCTGGTCAAGGCGGATGCAGTAGCCGATTGA
- a CDS encoding mannose-1-phosphate guanyltransferase, translated as MKAVVMAGGEGTRLRPMTSSMPKPLLPVANRPIMEHVLRLLKRHGLNETVVTVQFLASLVKNYFGDGEELGMELTYANEEKPLGTAGSVKNAEAALKDDTFLVISGDALTDFDLTDLIAFHKEKGGLVTVCLTRVPNPLEFGITIVDEAGQVERFLEKPTWGQVFSDTVNTGIYVMEPEVFNYVEADVSVDWSGDVFPQLMKEGKPIYGYIAEGYWEDVGTHESYVKAQADVLERKVDVEIDGFEISPGVWVAEGADVHPDAVLRGPLYIGDYAKVEAGVEIREHTVIGSNVVVKSGAFLHKAVVHDNVYIGDHSNLRGCVIGKNTDIMRAARIEDGAVIGDECLVGEESIIQGNVRVYPFKTIEAGAFVNTSVIWESRGQAHLFGARGVSGILNVEITPELAVRLAGAYATTLKKGSTVTTARDHSRGARALKRAVISALQASAIDVRDLENVPLPVARQQTARGSAGGIMIRTSPGVPDSVDIMFFDERGADLSQARQRKLDRVYARQEYRRAFPGEIGDIYFPSSVFDSYTGSLLRNVDTAGIADAGLKVVVDASNGSAGLVLPSLLGRLGVDALTINPGLDESRPTESAETRRSGLVRLGEIVSSARAAFGVRFDPVGERLSLVDERGRIVEDDRALLVMLDLVAAERRSGRVALPVTTTRVAEQVAAYHGTQVEWTTTSPDDLTRVGREEGTIFGGDGRGGFIVPEFSSVFDGSAAFVRLIGLVARTQLTLSQIDARIPRAHVLRRDLATPWAVKGLVMRRVVEAAGDRDVDTTDGVRVVEADGRWVMVLPDRAEAVTHLWAEGPDDASAQALLDEWSAVVDSAGN; from the coding sequence ATGAAGGCCGTCGTGATGGCAGGTGGTGAAGGCACACGCCTTCGCCCCATGACCTCAAGCATGCCCAAGCCGCTCCTGCCCGTAGCCAATCGGCCGATCATGGAGCATGTGCTTCGGCTGCTCAAGCGGCACGGGCTCAACGAGACGGTCGTGACCGTCCAGTTCCTCGCGTCCCTGGTGAAGAATTACTTCGGGGACGGCGAGGAGCTAGGGATGGAGCTCACCTATGCCAATGAGGAGAAACCGCTCGGTACCGCGGGCAGCGTGAAGAATGCCGAAGCGGCATTGAAGGACGATACGTTTCTCGTCATTTCCGGTGACGCGCTCACCGACTTCGACCTCACCGATCTCATCGCCTTCCACAAGGAAAAGGGCGGCCTGGTCACGGTCTGCCTCACCCGGGTCCCCAATCCCCTGGAATTCGGGATCACGATCGTGGACGAAGCGGGCCAGGTCGAACGGTTCCTGGAGAAGCCCACCTGGGGACAGGTGTTCTCCGACACAGTCAATACGGGCATCTACGTGATGGAGCCCGAGGTCTTCAACTACGTCGAGGCCGACGTCTCCGTGGACTGGTCCGGTGATGTCTTCCCGCAGCTCATGAAGGAAGGCAAGCCCATCTACGGCTATATCGCCGAGGGCTACTGGGAGGACGTCGGCACGCACGAGAGCTATGTGAAGGCCCAGGCCGACGTGCTCGAGCGCAAGGTCGATGTGGAGATCGACGGCTTCGAGATCTCCCCCGGCGTATGGGTGGCCGAAGGCGCGGACGTCCACCCCGACGCCGTGCTCCGGGGCCCGCTGTACATCGGTGACTACGCCAAGGTCGAGGCCGGCGTGGAGATCCGTGAGCACACGGTCATCGGGTCGAACGTCGTCGTCAAGAGCGGCGCTTTCCTGCACAAGGCCGTCGTCCACGACAATGTGTACATCGGCGACCACAGCAATCTGCGCGGCTGTGTGATCGGCAAGAACACCGACATCATGCGTGCCGCACGGATCGAGGACGGCGCCGTCATCGGCGACGAATGCCTCGTGGGCGAGGAATCGATCATCCAGGGGAATGTGCGCGTCTACCCCTTCAAGACGATCGAGGCCGGCGCCTTCGTCAATACCTCGGTGATCTGGGAGTCGCGTGGACAGGCCCATCTCTTCGGCGCGCGCGGCGTCTCCGGAATCCTGAACGTCGAGATCACGCCGGAGCTGGCCGTCAGGCTGGCCGGCGCCTATGCCACGACGCTGAAGAAGGGCTCCACGGTCACCACCGCCCGTGACCACTCCCGCGGTGCGCGGGCGCTGAAGCGCGCGGTCATCTCGGCCCTTCAGGCCAGCGCCATCGATGTCCGCGACCTGGAGAACGTACCGCTGCCCGTGGCGCGCCAGCAGACCGCGCGCGGCAGTGCCGGCGGCATCATGATCCGTACGTCTCCGGGTGTGCCCGACTCCGTCGACATCATGTTCTTCGACGAGCGGGGAGCGGACCTCTCCCAGGCGCGCCAGCGAAAGCTGGACCGGGTCTACGCCCGCCAGGAGTACCGGCGTGCCTTCCCGGGCGAGATCGGTGACATCTACTTCCCGTCGAGCGTCTTCGACTCGTACACCGGATCGCTGCTGCGGAACGTGGACACTGCGGGTATCGCCGATGCCGGGCTGAAGGTCGTCGTCGACGCCTCCAACGGCAGCGCGGGCCTGGTGCTGCCCAGCCTGCTGGGACGGCTGGGTGTGGACGCGCTGACGATCAACCCCGGTCTCGACGAGTCCAGGCCGACCGAGTCGGCCGAGACCAGGCGGTCCGGGCTGGTGCGGCTGGGCGAGATCGTCTCCTCGGCGAGGGCGGCCTTCGGTGTCCGCTTCGACCCCGTCGGCGAACGGCTCTCGCTCGTCGACGAGCGGGGCCGGATCGTGGAGGACGACCGGGCCCTGCTCGTCATGCTCGACCTCGTCGCCGCCGAGCGGCGCAGCGGGCGGGTGGCGCTGCCGGTGACCACCACCAGGGTTGCCGAGCAGGTCGCCGCGTACCACGGCACGCAGGTCGAGTGGACGACGACATCGCCCGACGATCTGACCCGGGTGGGCCGCGAGGAAGGCACCATCTTCGGTGGAGACGGGCGCGGCGGCTTCATCGTTCCCGAATTCAGCAGTGTCTTCGATGGTTCGGCCGCCTTCGTGCGGCTCATCGGACTCGTGGCAAGGACGCAGCTCACGCTCAGCCAGATCGACGCACGCATTCCGCGCGCCCATGTGCTGCGGCGTGACCTGGCCACCCCGTGGGCCGTGAAGGGCCTGGTCATGCGCCGCGTCGTGGAGGCGGCCGGGGACCGTGACGTCGACACGACGGACGGTGTGCGGGTCGTCGAGGCCGACGGACGCTGGGTGATGGTCCTGCCCGACCGGGCGGA